One genomic segment of Aliarcobacter cibarius includes these proteins:
- a CDS encoding EAL domain-containing protein: protein MTENYKEIDNLEIYKYSFLNSNEAMIIFTSKEFIACNNELAKFLELKSTDDFKTLNPFEIIPAYQPDGTLSHLKFKEYLEICKNLGEVRFNWLYKTVKNKDLFVEVLLKKITFDNKEYFLAKWLNRNELRKLEKELENKNLQLEKKKTYLNEIDSIFKEQNINKDDFVDTLFLLNEYKNAIDESSIVSKSDKQGKITFVNNKFCEISGYNKEELIGKNHNIVRHPSMGKDFFKNLWKTILNKNIFRGVIVNKKKDGNPYYVDTTIVPIVDKYNEIIEFIAVRHDITQIYEKEKIIQEQYMDDLTKLPNRQKLISDLKDTKDASIVLIDIAKFKDINEFYGYEIGDLVLKEFAKNLQKLDIFGLNFYKLSNDIFAILVLKNSLIESLPELLNNILEKIEKKIVVEKYNFSLSIFMAVASKNFFENPLIAVEFAMNLAKNKNKKILFLEQHLEEYEKIKRNKELIEIIKNAILENNILVYGQKILNNITKEEKYETLMRLKTSDNKILLPYTFLEVSKKANLYLDLTKALVKKACSYFKDKDCEFNINLTVEDIKDENTINYIFENIKKTNTASKITFEIVESEAIDDFGLINEFVKKAKNLGCKIAIDDFGTGYSNFEYIIKLNIDFIKIDGSLVKNISNDKNVELAIKTINSFAKVLNIKTVAEFVHNEEVMQKVNELNIDYSQGYHLHKPEYLV from the coding sequence ATGACAGAAAATTATAAAGAAATAGATAATTTAGAAATATATAAATATAGTTTTTTGAATTCTAATGAAGCTATGATTATTTTTACTTCAAAAGAATTTATAGCCTGTAATAATGAGCTTGCGAAATTCTTAGAGTTAAAATCAACTGATGATTTTAAAACATTAAATCCTTTTGAAATCATTCCTGCATATCAACCTGATGGTACTTTATCTCATTTAAAATTCAAAGAATATTTAGAAATTTGTAAAAACTTAGGCGAAGTAAGATTTAACTGGTTATATAAAACTGTAAAAAACAAAGATTTATTTGTTGAAGTACTACTAAAAAAAATAACTTTTGATAATAAAGAGTATTTTTTAGCAAAATGGTTAAATAGAAATGAATTAAGAAAATTAGAAAAAGAGTTAGAAAATAAAAATCTTCAACTAGAGAAGAAGAAAACTTATTTAAATGAAATAGATAGTATTTTCAAAGAACAAAATATAAATAAAGATGATTTCGTAGATACACTGTTTTTGCTAAATGAATATAAAAATGCAATAGATGAAAGTTCTATTGTCTCAAAATCAGATAAACAGGGCAAAATAACTTTTGTAAATAATAAATTTTGTGAAATTTCTGGATACAACAAAGAAGAACTTATAGGTAAAAATCACAATATTGTAAGGCATCCTAGTATGGGTAAAGATTTCTTTAAAAATCTTTGGAAAACTATTTTAAATAAAAATATATTTAGAGGAGTAATAGTAAATAAAAAGAAAGATGGGAATCCATATTATGTAGATACGACAATTGTTCCTATCGTTGATAAATATAATGAAATAATTGAATTTATAGCAGTAAGACATGATATAACACAAATTTATGAAAAAGAAAAAATCATTCAAGAACAATATATGGATGATTTAACAAAACTCCCAAATAGACAAAAATTAATAAGTGATTTAAAAGATACTAAAGATGCTTCAATTGTTCTAATAGACATTGCAAAATTCAAAGATATAAATGAATTTTATGGCTATGAAATAGGAGATTTAGTTTTAAAAGAGTTTGCAAAAAATTTACAAAAATTAGATATCTTTGGATTAAATTTTTACAAACTTTCAAATGATATCTTTGCAATTTTAGTATTAAAAAATAGTTTGATAGAGTCTTTACCAGAATTATTAAACAATATTTTAGAAAAAATTGAAAAAAAAATAGTTGTAGAAAAATATAATTTTTCACTATCAATTTTTATGGCTGTTGCTTCTAAGAATTTTTTTGAGAATCCTCTTATAGCAGTTGAATTTGCAATGAATTTAGCAAAAAATAAAAATAAAAAAATACTATTTTTAGAACAACATCTAGAAGAATATGAAAAAATTAAAAGAAATAAAGAATTAATTGAAATAATAAAAAATGCAATTTTAGAAAATAATATACTTGTTTATGGACAAAAGATTCTAAACAATATCACAAAAGAAGAAAAATATGAAACTTTAATGAGATTAAAAACAAGTGATAATAAAATACTACTTCCATATACTTTCTTAGAAGTTTCAAAAAAAGCAAATTTATATCTAGATTTAACAAAAGCATTAGTAAAAAAAGCTTGTAGCTACTTTAAAGATAAAGATTGCGAATTTAATATAAATCTTACAGTTGAAGATATAAAAGATGAAAATACAATAAACTATATTTTTGAAAATATTAAAAAAACAAATACAGCTTCAAAAATAACTTTTGAAATAGTCGAAAGTGAAGCTATTGATGATTTTGGTTTAATAAATGAATTTGTAAAAAAAGCAAAAAATTTAGGTTGTAAGATTGCAATAGATGACTTTGGAACTGGATATTCAAATTTTGAATATATAATCAAATTAAATATTGATTTTATAAAAATAGATGGTTCATTAGTAAAAAATATATCAAATGACAAGAATGTAGAGTTAGCAATAAAAACGATAAATAGCTTTGCAAAAGTTTTAAATATTAAAACCGTAGCTGAATTTGTACACAACGAAGAAGTTATGCAAAAAGTGAATGAGTTAAATATTGATTATTCACAAGGTTATCATCTACACAAACCAGAATATTTAGTTTAA
- a CDS encoding DedA family protein, with product MEQFIQDWGYIALFLYSFGGGFLALAIAGAFSYAGDLNIYITVIVAGVSNFIGSQFLFYFAKYNKSYMDETVNKHRRKVAMVKTMLKKYGSFMIFIQKYIYGVKTLVPLVMGISAYNPFKYTVLNAIASAIWAIVIGYISFTAGKLLLSFADDFKYVGFFTVLLVLGILVYSFKDKKKVKKQ from the coding sequence ATGGAACAATTTATTCAAGATTGGGGCTATATAGCTCTTTTTCTATACTCTTTTGGTGGTGGTTTTTTAGCTTTAGCAATAGCTGGGGCTTTTTCATATGCAGGTGATTTAAATATTTATATAACAGTTATAGTTGCTGGTGTTTCAAATTTTATTGGTAGTCAATTTTTATTCTACTTTGCAAAATATAATAAATCATACATGGATGAAACAGTTAATAAACATAGAAGAAAAGTTGCCATGGTAAAAACTATGCTTAAAAAATATGGTTCATTTATGATATTTATACAAAAGTATATTTATGGAGTTAAGACTTTAGTACCCCTAGTTATGGGAATTTCAGCTTACAATCCTTTTAAATATACAGTTTTAAATGCTATTGCTTCTGCAATATGGGCTATAGTTATTGGTTATATTAGTTTTACAGCTGGAAAACTTCTTTTAAGTTTTGCAGATGATTTTAAGTATGTTGGTTTCTTCACTGTTTTATTAGTGCTAGGAATTTTAGTTTATAGTTTTAAAGACAAAAAAAAGGTTAAAAAACAGTGA
- the dbpA gene encoding ATP-dependent RNA helicase DbpA — translation MTFSQLDINKDFIKNLESLGYINLTPIQELSLSSSLKRKDLIARAKTGSGKTVAFSLPIVEKLRVKEFKIQALLLAPTRELANQIAQNLRLLFRHVHNVKILTLCGGVPFKPQVVSLSHQAHIIVGTPGRILKHLDEKNLNLDFVETFVLDEADKMLDMGFYDDIEKVSSFLSKNRQTMLFSATYTDDIKLLASNILNNPLFIEVENEEKNIIKQEFYELTESEKAQNIKKIIRSFEAKSTIIFCNQKITCEKLADILYEDGLDILTMHSDLEQKQRDETLILFSNSTYPILVASDVASRGLDIDDVDLVINYDLALNSKIHTHRIGRTARAGKGGVAVSFFTKDEQNRALEFKEIFNDIEFKEAKVIRDNPNFEIDLGLRAIFINGGKKHKLRKMDILGSLTAGIGLEKDDIGKIDVLDFCSYVAVKKDKLDFVLDKLNKTKIKGKYYNIYEK, via the coding sequence GTGACATTTTCACAATTAGATATAAATAAAGATTTTATAAAAAATCTTGAAAGCTTAGGTTATATAAATCTTACACCTATCCAAGAGTTAAGTTTAAGTAGTAGTTTAAAGAGGAAAGATTTAATAGCAAGAGCAAAAACAGGTAGTGGAAAAACTGTAGCTTTTTCTTTGCCAATAGTTGAAAAATTAAGAGTAAAAGAGTTTAAGATTCAAGCTTTATTACTTGCTCCAACAAGAGAGTTAGCAAATCAAATAGCACAAAATTTAAGACTTTTATTTAGACATGTTCATAATGTAAAAATTCTTACACTTTGTGGTGGGGTACCTTTTAAACCTCAAGTTGTTTCTTTAAGTCATCAAGCACACATTATTGTAGGAACTCCAGGAAGAATTTTAAAGCATTTAGATGAAAAAAATTTAAATTTAGATTTTGTGGAAACTTTTGTTCTTGATGAAGCCGATAAAATGCTTGATATGGGATTTTATGATGATATAGAGAAAGTTTCAAGCTTTTTATCAAAAAATAGACAAACTATGCTATTTTCTGCAACATATACAGATGACATTAAACTTTTAGCTTCAAATATTTTGAATAATCCACTTTTTATAGAAGTTGAGAATGAAGAAAAAAATATTATAAAACAAGAATTTTATGAGTTAACTGAGAGTGAAAAAGCACAAAATATTAAAAAAATAATCAGAAGTTTTGAAGCAAAATCTACAATTATTTTTTGTAATCAAAAAATTACATGTGAAAAATTAGCAGATATTTTGTATGAAGATGGATTAGATATTTTAACTATGCATAGTGATTTAGAACAAAAACAAAGAGATGAGACATTAATCTTATTTTCAAATTCTACTTACCCTATATTAGTTGCAAGTGATGTTGCAAGTCGTGGTCTTGATATAGACGATGTAGATTTGGTTATAAATTATGATTTAGCACTAAATTCAAAAATTCATACTCATAGAATTGGAAGAACAGCAAGAGCAGGTAAAGGTGGAGTTGCAGTTAGCTTTTTTACAAAAGATGAACAAAATAGAGCTTTAGAATTCAAAGAAATATTTAATGATATTGAGTTTAAAGAGGCAAAAGTAATTCGAGATAATCCAAATTTTGAGATAGATTTAGGATTAAGAGCTATTTTTATAAATGGTGGCAAAAAACATAAGCTTAGAAAAATGGATATTTTAGGAAGTTTAACTGCTGGAATTGGTTTAGAAAAAGATGATATTGGTAAAATTGATGTATTAGATTTTTGTTCTTATGTTGCAGTAAAAAAAGATAAGTTAGATTTTGTTTTAGATAAATTAAATAAAACAAAAATTAAAGGAAAATATTATAACATATACGAAAAATAA
- a CDS encoding DUF4197 domain-containing protein → MKKSFIVAGILFSTLSFGFDLKQIASDVAKNIPQNVETTGNNQKSNLDNSTISNGLKEALKNGVTYATSTLGKDNGYLNNDKVKIPLPDNLKNVEGVIRKAGGDKMADDLINSMNAAASKAAPKTADIFMNAISKMNLNDAQTILSGKDNAATEYFKKNSSNELKAMIKPIVQESMKTNNVAQYYDVANNFYQNSAKGLVGNSSITGLAKNFGVDSYVPGNNNESLDDYITEKAMDGLFSMIAQKEAGIRKNPLEQTSSILKEVFSK, encoded by the coding sequence ATGAAAAAATCATTTATAGTTGCAGGAATTTTATTTTCAACTCTTAGTTTTGGATTTGACTTAAAACAAATAGCAAGTGATGTTGCAAAGAATATACCACAAAATGTTGAAACTACAGGAAATAATCAAAAATCAAATTTAGATAATTCTACTATTTCAAATGGATTAAAAGAGGCTTTAAAAAATGGTGTTACTTATGCCACTTCAACTTTAGGTAAAGATAATGGTTACTTAAATAATGATAAAGTTAAAATACCTCTACCTGATAATTTAAAAAATGTTGAAGGGGTAATTAGAAAAGCTGGTGGTGATAAAATGGCTGATGATTTAATCAATTCTATGAACGCAGCAGCTTCAAAAGCGGCTCCAAAAACTGCTGATATTTTTATGAATGCCATTTCTAAAATGAACTTAAATGATGCTCAAACTATTTTAAGTGGAAAAGATAATGCAGCAACAGAATATTTTAAGAAAAATAGTTCAAATGAACTTAAAGCTATGATAAAACCAATAGTTCAAGAGTCTATGAAAACAAACAACGTTGCACAATATTACGATGTTGCAAATAATTTTTATCAAAATAGTGCAAAAGGTTTAGTAGGAAACAGCTCAATTACAGGACTAGCAAAAAATTTTGGTGTTGATTCATATGTACCTGGAAATAATAATGAAAGTTTAGACGACTATATTACAGAAAAAGCAATGGACGGACTATTTTCTATGATAGCTCAAAAAGAAGCTGGTATTAGAAAAAATCCTCTTGAACAAACTAGCTCAATTTTAAAAGAAGTGTTCAGTAAATAA